In one Pseudoliparis swirei isolate HS2019 ecotype Mariana Trench chromosome 23, NWPU_hadal_v1, whole genome shotgun sequence genomic region, the following are encoded:
- the si:ch211-106h11.3 gene encoding CCN family member 1: MEILLLFAVLQMVTVALVTAGCPVACECPAAGPASCPPGVSSVPDGCGCCKVCAAQLNQDCHEGRPCDHHKGLECNYGNDVGRTHGICRAKAEGRSCEYNGRIYQNGEDFHAGCKHQCTCIDGAVGCLPLCPSNVPLASPSCPAPQLVKVPGQCCLTVGCHGGTALVPPERRRRPQPPAYPQYRFIPYPAYPFPKPYPKHYRELYPYKPKREKDALGNELVEVGRKWAKARGNKHLAAWRKVGDQCAVQTTSWSQCSRSCGMAVSSRVTNDNARCKLIKETRLCNIRPCRSMAIPIKKGRKCSRTHKAPEPHRLSYAGCRSTRLYRPNYCGVCRDGRCCSPRRTRTASVAFACPDGERFSRAVMFIQSCKCSDECNHLNEAAMPPQRWLYGDTHKFID; this comes from the exons ATGGAGATACTGCTATTATTCGCCGTGTTGCAAATGGTGACTGTCGCCTTG gTGACCGCCGGCTGCCCGGTGGCGTGTGAGTGTCCGGCGGCGGGGCCCGCTTCCTGTCCCCCCGGGGTCAGCTCGGTACCGGACGGCTGCGGCTGCTGCAAGGTGTGCGCCGCTCAGCTCAACCAGGATTGCCACGAGGGACGACCCTGCGACCACCACAAGGGCCTGGAGTGCAACTACGGCAACGATGTGGGCCGCACCCACGGCATCTGCAGGG caAAGGCGGAGGGCCGCTCGTGCGAGTACAACGGGCGGATTTACCAGAACGGCGAGGATTTCCACGCCGGCTGCAAACACCAGTGCACCTGCATCGACGGCGCGGTGGGCTGCCTGCCCCTCTGCCCCAGCAACGTGCCCCTGGCGTCGCCCTCCTGCCCCGCGCCGCAGCTGGTCAAGGTGCCGGGCCAATGCTGCCTCACCGTCGGCTGCCACGGGGGAACCGCGCTCGTGCCGccggagcgccgccgccgcccccagCCGCCGGCCTACCCGCAGTACCGCTTCATCCCCTACCCGGCCTACCCCTTCCCGAAGCCCTACCCGAAACACTACCGCGAGCTGTACCCCTACAAACCCAAGCGGGAGAAGGACGCCCTGGGCAACGAGCTGGTGGAGGTGGGGCGCAAGTGGGCCAAGGCGCGTGGAAACAAGCACCTGGCCG CCTGGCGGAAGGTGGGCGACCAGTGCGCGGTTCAGACGACTTCCTGGTCCCAGTGTTCCCGGAGCTGTGGCATGGCCGTGTCCTCCCGGGTCACCAACGACAACGCCCGTTGTAAGCTGATCAAGGAGACGCGCCTGTGCAACATCCGGCCCTGCAGATCCATGGCCATCCCCATCAAG AAAGGAAGGAAGTGCTCCCGCACCCACAAGGCGCCCGAGCCCCACCGCCTGTCCTACGCCGGCTGCAGGAGCACCCGCCTGTACCGGCCCAACTACTGCGGCGTGTGCCGGGACGGCCGCTGCTGCTCGCCGCGTCGCACGCGCACCGCCAGCGTGGCGTTCGCCTGCCCGGACGGCGAGCGCTTCAGCCGCGCCGTCATGTTCATCCAGTCGTGCAAGTGCAGCGACGAGTGCAACCACCTCAACGAGGCCGCCATGCCCCCTCAGCGGTGGCTCTACGGGGACACTCACAAGTTCATCGACTAG